The region accagcaggctccggacctcgtagggtaagagttgaatacccctgcaccCTATGTACTTGTTGAGATCTGACTGCGTCCACTTTTCaggcgtcttttcttcacgcaaaaggcgtggctctgggcctgttccagtgaaagcaggatatccttctcgtcggactcgttaaaggaaaacgtttcttccagtccgcggtgagtaatcgcttttctgatgtccagaagttattttcgggtcataacattatgtacacaataagttacAAAAGAAGTTACACAAAGcacccaaaaaaaatgttttaaatagcacaagtggttgggagaatgtaaaacgtcagccatgttcttcggtgCCATCCAACCAAAAGAcactaaacagacacacacatttcaaCAAACGTCAATGACATCACACCTGGTCTGACCCACATGTTCCCACCTCAACCATACACATCACGTATgtctcaaccccccctcatccTTCATCCCCTGGAATTGTTCAGTTCTTGTACAGTAGCACTCTATGCCATATGGCCTCAAATAGCAGTTTCTCCATTTTTCTCCGTAGTCCACACCttttcaatatttaaataatacATTTCATTCATTCACTGCTGTAGTGATGGAGGATAATTTGATTTCCAGTTTAAgttgacttttaaaaaaaaatctttgacgAGAAAAGTATGGTCGACCCCATTGGGTATCTTACCGCACTCTCATATGCCAtttcttgaaatatgcagacttAAATATTCAGCTCTCTCTCTTATGCTTTCGATAATTGCGTGTTGTAATGTACACAGAAATATCCATCAGATTGTGAACAAgtagctttttttatttttttttgcaagcAATTCAATCAACAGAGTGGAATACATGCCAGGACACAATCCTTCTGCAATCATTTAAAAGAGTAAATACAAAATGTATCATAGTAATCATATAAAAGTCATCAAGATTTGTTTGTAAATAAAGTCAATATTTATACAATTTAGGTGACATCACTGACTAAATTTCCATGAACTATAAGCTATTAGGCTGTAAAAAGGGAAACCCTGATATCAAATCTATGCCTTGGGAAATACGGTTTTATCAGCCACTTCTAAGTCTTGTTACTCATACAgtgttataatgacatgttacatATACTGTgtgcttttttttcattttactcATCATCTACATTGAAAGGAAATAATGCTTATTTTAGTCTGTTGAAATTAGCAATCAAACATTTTCTACTGTAATTATGTTAAAACAATGACATGTTAAGGTTTGATTTGTCTGAAATGTTTATTAGTTTGAAGAGTTTTTCTTCTGTGTGTAGAGtactgactctgtgtgtgtgtgtgtagagtactgacgtgtgtgtgtgtgtgtgtgtgtggttcctctctaatcagggactgattttgaCCAGGTGTCTTCAatgaattatcaggtagaacagaaaaccagcaggctcggacctcgtagggtaagagttgaatacccctgcaccCTATGTACTTGTTGAGATCTGACTGCGTCCACTTTTCAGGcgatcttttcttcacgcaaaaggcgtggctctgggcctgttccagtgaaagcaggatatccttctcgtcggactcgttaaaggaaaacgtttcttccagtccgcggtgagtaatcgctttctgatgtccagaagttattttcgggtcataacattatgtacacaataagttacAAAAGAAGTTACACAAAGCacccaaaaaatgttttaaatagcacaagtggttgggagaatgtaaaacgtcagccatgttcttcggtgCCATCCAACCAAAAGAcactaaacagacacacacatttcaaCAAACGTCAATGACATCACACCTGGTCTGACCCACATGTTCCCACCTCAACCATACACATCACGTATGTCTCAACCCCCTCATCCTTCATCCCCTGGAATTGTTCAGTTCTTGTACAGTAGCACTCTATGCCATATGGCCTCAAATAGCAGTTTCTCCATTTTTCTCCGTAGTCCACACCttttcaatatttaaataatacATTTCATTCATTCACTGCTGTAGTGATGGAGGATAATTTGATTTCCAGTTTAAgttgacttttaaaaaaaaatctttgacgAGAAAAGTATGGTCGACCCCATTGGGTATCTTACCGCACTCTCATATGCCAtttcttgaaatatgcagacttAAATATTCAGCTCTCTCTCTTATGCTTTCGATAATTGCGTGTTGTAATGTACACAGAAATATCCATCAGATTGTGAACAAgtagctttttttatttttttttgcaagcAATTCAATCAACAGAGTGGAATACATGCCAGGACACAATCCTTCTGCAATCATTTAAAAGAGTAAATACAAAATGTATCATAGTAATCATATAAAAGTCATCAAGATTTGTTTGTAAATAAAGTCAATATTTATACAATTTAGGTGACATCACTGACTAAATTTCCATGAACTATAAGCTATTAGGCTGTAAAAAGGGAAACCCTGATATCAAATCTATGCCTTGGGAAATACGGTTTTATCAGCCACTTCTAAGTCTTGTTACTCATACAgtgttataatgacatgttacatATACTgtgtgctttttttcattttactCATCATCTACATTGAAAGGAAATAATGCTTATTTTAGTCTGTTGAAATTAGCAATCAAACATTTTCTACTGTAATTATGTTAAAACAATGACATGTTAAGGTTTGATTTGTCTGAAATGTTTATTAGTTTGAAGAGTTTTTCTTCTGTGTGTAGAGTActgactcgtgtgtgtgtgtgtagagtactgacgtgtgtgtgtgtgtgtgtgtgtgtagagtactgacgtgtgtgtgtgtgtgtgtagagtactgacgtgtgtggttgtgtgtagagtaccggtgtgtgtgtgtgtatgtgtgtgtctatagagcttccctgtggctcagttggtagagcgtggtgtttgcaacgccagcacggtgtgtgcaacgccagggttgtgggttcgattcccatggggggccagtatacAAAAAGagatgcatgaaatgtatgtattcactactgtaagtcgctctggataaaagcgtctgctaaatgactaaaatgtaaatgtagagtaTTGACTCGTGTGTATAGAGTActgactcgtgtgtgtgtgtggagtagtgGCTGTTGTGTTTAATAAACTATTGAAACACAGGTTGTTAACACTCATTCACTCATTTCACCTGTGTTTTCTGAATACCTAGAGTGCTCCTGCTACTTCTTTTCTTCACTCAAACTCAATTTGCTGTAGGCAACCCCTCTGACATACATCTTACACTGTCCACAATACCTTGACCCTGCTCCAAGATATACTTACCCACCTCAGACTGCCTCAGCTGCTTTCTTTGCTGCCTCTCCTGGTGTCTCTGCATTCTCTGCTGCAGCAGCTCCTATCATCTTCCCTCCTATTGCCCCCCAGCTACAATTGCTCCAGCTATGCTTACTGTTATTGCTGTGTTTAGTCCTCCTGCCCCAAGTTCAGTTATCGTGGGTATCTTACCAAGTACTGATTGAACGAATGCTTCTGCCCCTGCAACCCCAAGGAGAGCTCCCACTATTGTACCTGTTGCTATCCCTGTTAATTTGATCAGGAGTTTCTTCCACACATTTTCAGTGGCCTGTTTATTGATCGCTTCCTCTGACATCTTTCCCATTGACTCCTTCCTAAGACTCTCTATCTCTGCTTGTATTAATCTCTCTGCCTCTTGGAGCAACTCGTTGGTGTAGCATTCTCCTCCGTTCTCGCTCACCATCTCCTCTATGGTGTTGAGTAACTCTGTTACTTGGTACTGGTTGTTCCTGTACTGACTCTGCTGATTGGTGTTCCAGTATTTGTTGTCAATGACGTGACAGCGGCCACCACATTTCTCCACAAGCTCACTCAGTTTATCATTCGTTTTCACAAAATCCTGAATAGTTATTCCTTCAAGCTGGTCACCGTGAGTGAAGAGAACTGTGGAATATTTGAAGGCCTCTGGTGAAAAACATTTAGCAATTTCTTCAATGACTTGTTCCTCATGACATCCGTAGCGGTCCACTCTAAGCACAATGAGAAAGGCATGTGGCCCCGGAGCACACTCTACAATACATTTCACTAGTTCAGGTTTCAGATCCTCTTCAGGGATGTTTGTGTCAAAAAATCCAGGTGTGTCTACTACAGTGAGTTTTCTTCCATTGATGTCCTTGGTCTTTGCTTCACACTTGTACATCTCGGACTTGGCTGAACTGTTTATCTTGAACTCTGTCCCTCCTCCAAAGATGGTGTTTCCTGCACTGCTTTTGCCCCATCCTGTTTTCCCCAGCAGCACGATCCTCATTGGGTTTGACTCTATAGGGAGGAGGGGCATCATTATGACTTGAATTACTTTTAATGATACTGTACATATAATTTATAGTAATATACATGTATAATCACAAAGATCTCTAAATGATCCCTGAGTCATGAATTAATTGGTAACTAATTTCTTGTAAATAATTGTATAGTAAATAATACATTAAAGTGGGAGTCCGTAACCACTttgaaattcatagacagagctactaTCTGACCAAAATTAGTTCTAACAATGTTTTGAGGCTAAACAGTATTTGTAAAAGTAAAACAAGCATAGctatatattttgggttctgatgtggTATGACAGGTGaattaagctcatgaggcataatatatatatacttcaagAATCAATGTGTACATGTCATTAACTTAAGTCATAATGTATGCATTAACTGCTGCTAGCCCCTTTAATGAAAATGTGTGCTTAAGATAATTAAATAACTATATaaatcatcaaaactatgacacaaTTGCTAAAAGAACTACAAGCAATGAATAAGAAGATACTCTCAATGCTTGTTGACTAGTGTTTTTCTGTATGAGTAAATGTGACTATTTGTTTGATCCAAAAGAATGACCCAAACCTAACccacctctaaccctaaccaaaCCCTTCTCATAACTCTTAACCATAACCCTATCCTTAACCATAACCATGACCTTAACACCCCAGGACTTCCAGTTGTGGTGTGGCCTGAGGGAGTTTGAGCAGAGGATGGGCTGCCAGTACCTGACCCATGAGGGAGACGAGGACCGCTGGAGACACCATGCGTCATCTAAGCAACTTCTCTGCCTTTGTTATATTGTATCTAAAGTTCAAGTTCAGAGAAAATGTCCCACTTTGTTAACTAAATGGATCTTCCTAGATTCTCTATAGAGTATCCCTATGGTGAGGCTCCTCCTGTACACTTCTCATTTGTAGCAGGCTAAATATAAGTGTTTTAATCTCAGGATCAAACTTTAATGTGGGTTTCTGGCGTCATCAAATTATttgatctacttccccagagtcagatgaactcatggataccctTTTTGTGTATCTGCATCCAGTGTGAAGAAAGTTAAGAGGAagtttcacgagccaatgctaactaatgCAATGACTGAAAGTCTACAGGAACAGCTAGCAACGCTAGCTATTACACTAGttaacactagttagcaattgcgtTAAAGTTGTTTAGCAACAAGTCTTTAGTCATAATACAAGTccgatttattgaattctccatgtgtaCTATATTAAAGGGCATTTCGTTTaacataacaggcttttaaaattcattATTGGTGCCCATTTGACATGGAATGACCCTTATAGCTGTTGAGATTAAATAGCCTTCTGCATGTATTGTTGAAATTAAATCAGATATTGTCTGGAATATTGTTTTTAAATCTACATTCATGAAGTACTGAAAATTAACCAATTGAATTGATTGTTAATAGAGTAAACATTTCAAGGTTTACATTCATGTTGGAtcccagtgtcacgtcctggccagtataagggttaattgttattgtagtttggtcaggacgtggcagagggtatttgttttatgtggttcggggtggtgtgttagttaggagggcgtttgatttattatttccgggttttgggttatggtctatgtttatgtatttctatgtgaagtctagtgagtgtgtttctatgttgagttaattggggtggacttccaattgaaggcagctgtttggtgttgcctttgattggaagtcctatattagttgggtgtgtttgtcttgtatttgtgggagattgtttttgcattgcgtgtttttgtTAGCATGCAAAACTGgcatttgtcgtgcttattgtttcttgttttttcgtgttcaacgtttgtgaataaattaagaaaatgaacaccaactctgctgcatattggtccaccttttcggacgacgatttcgcttatatcgtcctccgacgaagaaagccgTGACACCCAGTTTTTGTCTGAGTATGTAACGGCTTCATTTGATGAGAGCACATGGCTAATGGAGTTAGTTTGAGCTGAACTGAGACCTTTAAGAAAATGGATGCATCACTTCCTTGTGCCCCTTTTTGTTTTCTTGGTTTAGTTTGTCCTCTCTGTAGTTCCCCGTAATCACATAACTTCtcatttcctccctcatgaatACAAAAACAGTTGCTAGTCTGTAAAACAGCTTTGCTTTCACTTCCCTTCCCTTCATAAAACTGCACGTTGCACAAATATGAATTACTGTTCCTAAATTTCCGTGTGTAGATAATTGTTTTACAAATAGAAGTATTTGATTGTAAGTGTTGGATTATTATTTTGGATAGGCCTTGGATATTTAAAGATACAGAAATACTGTAATCTGATGAAGTTGGCTAGTTTTTAACGATTGTTTTGATACAATTAGCCATGGTACTACAGATCAGTTGCTGTATTTTATTTGGTGCCCTGTGCTTCAGAGAAAAACAGCATTAGAGGGAATAGAGGGGCCTGTGTTCCAGATGTTAAAGCCACAGGATGGATGTAAAGAGGCTATCAGAGTTGACATGGGTTTGAGTCCGACCCATGCATTTCTGACTCACTAATTCCCCTAAACCTCCCGCACACATGGATCTACAATTGTGAcaatcaactatattaatttggggacaagttgaaacacattaaacattcatagacatttagctagctagcttactgttgatcgctaatttgtcctgggatataaacattgggttgttattttacctgaagtgcactttctttctttctggttCTTTGTAAAAAAATTACCCATTTTGAGTTATACAAAATTGTGttctctactccaacaattaatccacagataaaagaggACACCTAATTAGtgtctagtaatctctcctccttcaatagtagtagtgttgtagaaAAATCAGCTCTTGTAGTCGAAAAAACTGTTAAGAATTCAACAAGGGTTTATTCAGTAGTGACCAGCGCATGGGAGACCTTTTCTAGATGCAGTCAGCATTGGACTCTCTCAGACATAAATACATTTTAGTTTATATAGGCAAGGAACATCTGGTTCAGAtcagccctctcctctctattaAGTTTTCTAGGCAAGCGTGTCTATTATATGAGAGGTATCCAAGTGAtaccccccttcccccctctctgcaATTTACAACACGTGGGATTGTCACGTTTCATACTCCCCCTTCCTCAAATCCAGATTTTGTCCAGTTCGAGTTCAACTTGGATAATAACTTTAAAGCACACAGTACAGCTGTCTAACATAGTTGTCATTAAGCTTAAATCTTCCTTCACAGTGGTAGTAGTTGCAGTGGTGTATTAAGTAAGTAgtttttttggtatctgtactttactttactatttttatttttgacaacttttacttttacttcactacattcctaaataaaataatttactttttactccacacattttgaatgcttagcatgaCAGGAAAATGTTTCAAATCATGCACTTataaagagaacatccctggtcatctactgcctctgatctggtggactcaataaacacacatgttttgtttgtaaatgatgtctgagtgttggagtgtgcccctggctatccgtaaatgaaaaaaaaacaagaatggtcttgtctggtttgcttagtatcaggaatttgaaatgatttgtactttcacttttgatacttaagtacattttctcaattaaatttacttttgatactaaagtatatttaaaaccaaatacttttagacttttacttaagtagtattttactgggtgactttcacttttacttgagtaattttctattagcgtttctttacttttactcaagtatgacaattggctactttttccaccacggaggaggaggaggaggactttATGTCAGTTGGcaaacactaccaccaccatctggagtgtggacctcagttcatctttcaatcacccacatgggtatatgtTTATATATGGGACTTGCAGCGCATAAAACAATAGAACCAATAACCATTTTACCATTTTAAAGGTTCTTCCTTACGGTTCCATCAGCCTTAGTAGCCTttaaaattgtattgtttataacAATACATtatatcataaggcctttctttgaggACCTAGTACACAGTGCTGTTAGGAATGCCCtcgtttacaggccacatcaggcctgcaagtcattatgctacatacagtagtgatgtgtaattcctgttGGAATCAAGGCAGAGTTAGCATATCCAACAAGAGGATTTGTATAATCACCCGCAacttgcattcagaatgacttccAGGGTAGGGAAATGTACTACTGAGACTACCTCAATCATCAAGAActggtattcccaaactggggaatgccgtggggtacgccaaataaaaaatgtgattcacatttttatAATAATCTTCATAATCGccgccaaacccattggctccaggtcatctacaagaccctgctaggtaaagtccccccttatctccgctcactggtcaccatagcagcacccacctgtagcacgcgctccagcaggtatatctctctggtcacccctaaagccaactcctcttttggtcgtctctccttccagttctctgctgccaatgactggaacgaactacaaaaatctctgaaactcgaaacacttatctccctcactagctttaagcaccagctgtcagagcagctcaaagatcactgcacctgtacatagcccatctataatttagcccaaactactacctcttccctactgtatttatttattttatttattttgctcctttgcaccatattatttatatttttaactttgaactttcttcaaataacaaatctaccattccagtgttttacttgctatactgtattttctctgccaccatggcctttttctTGCCttaacctcccttatctcacctcatttgctcacatttgtatatagtcttatttttctactgtatcattgattgtatgttgttttactccatgtgtaactctgtgttgttgtatgttgtcgaactgctttcccttatcttggccaggtcgcaattgtaaatgagaacttgttctcaacttgcctacctggttaaataaaggtgaaataaaaaataaaaataaaatgttttggacactacagtgaaaatggttaactttgttaaagcaaggcccctgaactctcgtgtattttctgcactgtgcaatgatatgggcagtaaccatgtaacgctttttaCAACATAcaaaagtgcgctggttatcaaggggcaaagaaTTGATACGTTTTTaaaaaattgagagacgagcttaaagttttctttactgaccataattttcacttgtctaactgcttgcatgatgacgagtttctcacacgactggcctatctgggtgatgtttttctcgcctgaatgatctgaatctaggattacagggatactccgcaactatattcaatgtgcgggacaaaattaaggctatgattaagaagttggagctcttctctgtctgcattaacaaggacaacacacaggtctttccatcattgtatgattttttgtgtgcaaatgaactcaagcttacagacaatgtcaaatgtgatacagcgaagcacctgagtgagctgggtgcacaattacgcaggtactttcccaaaacagatgacacaagtaactggatttgttatccattttacattttagtcatttagcagacgctcttatccagagcgacttacagtagtgaatacatacatttcatttcatgcatttttttttttgtactggcccctcgtgggaatcgaatccacaaccctggcgttgcacacaccatgctttaccaactgagccacatgccTTTCATgccctgtctccagtccacttaccgatatctgaacaagagaacctcttcgaaattgcaacaagcagttgtgtgaaaattgaatttaatcagaagccactgccagatttctggatagggctgcgctcagagtttcttgccttggtaaattgtgctgttaagacactgatgccctttgcaaccacgtacctatgtgagagggtttctcagccctcactagcatgaaaactaaatacaggcacagactgtgtgtgggaacttatttaagactgagactctctccaacattgcacagttatgtgcatcctttcacgcacaaccttctcattaacctgttgtgagttattcacaatttttgatgaacaaacaaggttttatatgtaagatggctaaataaagagcaacattaatgattattattatattactatttgtgccctggtcctataagagctctttgtcacttcccacgagccgggttgtgacaaaaactcatactcattcttatgttaataaatgtattgtatagtgtgtgtggcaggcttacaatgatggcaaaaaaactacatttgagagtgcactgaccctggtgctagagggggtacgtagctggaggttgaatgtttgaaggggtacgggactataaaacgtttgggaaccactgctctactaTAACCAAgaccctgatggtcactctgacagagctccagagttactctgtggagatggtagaaaCTTCCAGAAAGATAACCAtctgtgcagcactccaccaatcaggcctttatggtggcgtGGCCAGAcgcaagccactcctcagtaaaaggcatatgacagcccgcttgcagtttgccaaaaggcacttcaaggactcttagaccatgagaaacaagattctctgttctgatgaaaccaagattgaactctttggcctgaatgccaagtgtcacgtctggaggggaacctggcaccatccctacggtgaagcatgttggtggcagcatcaagcagtggggatgtttttcagtggcatggactgggagactagtcaggattgagggaaaaatgaacggagcaaagtacagagagatccttgatgactggggttaaggttcaccttccaacaggacaaagaccataagcacacagctaagacaatgcaggagtggcttcaggacaagtctctgaatgtctttgagtagcccagccagagaccggacttgaacccgatcgaacatgtctggagagacctaaaaatagcctgacagagcttgagaggatctgcagagaaggatgggagaaactcctcaaatagagttgtgccaagcttgtagcttcatacccaagaaggcacaaggctgtaatcgctgccaaaggtgcttcaacaaagtactgagtaaagggcttGAATAcgtttttttagtttttattaattttcaaaaatgtataacctgtttttgctttgtcattatgaggtattgtgtgtagattaagggaaaaaacgatttaatcaattttagaataaggctgtgacataacaaaatgtggaaatatcaAAGGGTtcctctctaatcagggactgattttgaCCAGGTGTCTTCAatgaattatcaggtagaacagaaaaccagcaggctccggacctcgtagggtaagagttgaatacccctgcaccCTATGTACTTGTTGAGATCTGACTGCGTCCACTTTTCaggcgtcttttcttcacgcaaaaggcgtggctctgggcctgttccagtgaaagcaggatatccttctcgtcggactcgtt is a window of Salmo salar chromosome ssa18, Ssal_v3.1, whole genome shotgun sequence DNA encoding:
- the LOC123723963 gene encoding GTPase IMAP family member 7-like isoform X2, translated to MGNFFTKNQKERKCTSESNPMRIVLLGKTGWGKSSAGNTIFGGGTEFKINSSAKSEMYKCEAKTKDINGRKLTVVDTPGFFDTNIPEEDLKPELVKCIVECAPGPHAFLIVLRVDRYGCHEEQVIEEIAKCFSPEAFKYSTVLFTHGDQLEGITIQDFVKTNDKLSELVEKCGGRCHVIDNKYWNTNQQSQYRNNQYQVTELLNTIEEMVSENGGECYTNELLQEAERLIQAEIESLRKESMGKMSEEAINKQATENVWKKLLIKLTGIATGTIVGALLGVAGAEAFVQSVLGKIPTITELGAGGLNTAITVSIAGAIVAGGQ
- the LOC123723963 gene encoding GTPase IMAP family member 7-like isoform X1, translating into MQRHQERQQRKQLRQSEVESNPMRIVLLGKTGWGKSSAGNTIFGGGTEFKINSSAKSEMYKCEAKTKDINGRKLTVVDTPGFFDTNIPEEDLKPELVKCIVECAPGPHAFLIVLRVDRYGCHEEQVIEEIAKCFSPEAFKYSTVLFTHGDQLEGITIQDFVKTNDKLSELVEKCGGRCHVIDNKYWNTNQQSQYRNNQYQVTELLNTIEEMVSENGGECYTNELLQEAERLIQAEIESLRKESMGKMSEEAINKQATENVWKKLLIKLTGIATGTIVGALLGVAGAEAFVQSVLGKIPTITELGAGGLNTAITVSIAGAIVAGGQ